TATGAACCTCGGCATACAGCGTCGGCGACAGCACGGGCACCGGTGACTCCAGGCAGAAGCCACTGCCGGCGATCATGCGGATCGTCACGCCGAGGTTGTCACTGACCGGCAGGCTGATGGCGGGGTGATGGCTGTAATGCCCCGGTCCCTGCTCATGGGCCTTGGGCGATGCCAGCCACACCTGCAGGCCATGCAGGTTGAAACCCTTGGCCTTGAGCTCGTCGGGCGTGCGTTCGACGTGGGCAATCGCGCTGCCTGCAGTCATCCAACTGACATCGCCGGCCTGCACCACTTGGTCGGAGCCGAGGCTGTCCCTGTGCAGCAGTTCGCCTTCAAACAGGTAGGTGAGGGTAGATAAACCGATATGCGGATGCTGGCGGATATTCATGCCGCTGCCGGGCGCGTAGCGGGTCTGGAGCATATGGTCGAAAAACACGAAGGGCCCAACGCTGCGGCATTCTCGCGAGGGCAGGGGGCGCAGGATTGGTTGGCCTTCCACATCTTCTGGGCGCGGGCGAATCACGGTCACGGTGGTCATGGAGCATCCCTGTCTGAGCGGGTTCGTAGGGCTTGAGCATAACCCGCCAGACAGGAAGCAGGTGTTATTGGCTGAACGCGCCTTCGGCGAGCTTGGTATCGATGCTGATCTCGGCGGTGGTCATCAGTTTATGCACCGGGCACTTGTCGGCCACGCGATGCAGTTCAGCGCGCTGCTCGTCGGTGAGCACGCCCTTGAGGGTCAGCTTGACGTTAAGTTTGTATTTGCCCTTTTGCTCCTCGCTGCTGTCATGGGTGACTTCCACGGTCACGCCAGTCAGAGGGATGTCTTTTTTCTGCGCATACAGCTTGACGGTCAGGGCTTTGCAGGAGGCCAGCGCGGCGTCGAAGTAATCGTGAGGCGAGGGCGCCGAGTCGTCGCCACCCAGGCTCTTGGGCAGGTCGGTAAACAGCTCGTGGTTATTGATGTTGACGCTATGGCGAAAATTCTCGGTGTTCAGCGTATTGACGATAACGGGCATGGTAAACCTCACTAGGTGGCAGGATGAACGTCATGCAGTTATAGAGCATGCTGGCATCTGAGTGTTCCGCGTTTTTTTTTGCCGGATGAACCCCAGCAAGCTACCGGCGGTCTACCTCACTTAACCTGGATTGAGGTTTTACCGTGCCCTGGACCCGCCTGACCCTTGCCCTGTTGCTGAGCGCCAGCAGCGTCGCCGTGCACGCCCGCGACTATGCCTACAGCGACGCGCACCTGCATTACGTCGACTTCTTCCAGGAGACGGCCGGCATGGACAAATTGCTCAAGGCCATGGCTGACAATCGCATCGAACATGTGATGATTTCCGGCGTGCCTGTGGCGAAGAAATGGCATGAAGACGAGCCCAAGCGCCCGCGCTATTACGCTGGTGATGATGCCGATGCCTACTGGTACAGCGCCACCGATGTGATCGTCGCCGCTGCGGTCAACAAGCTGACCCCCGAACAGCGCCAGCATTTCCATCCGTTCCTCAGCGGCTTCAACCCTAACGACAAGAACTCCGAGGCCCATATCCAGCGCATGCTCGACCTCAATCCAGGCCTGTGGCAGGGCATCGGAGAGGTCTTCACCCGCCACGATGACCTGACAGCACTGACTTCTGGAGATACGCCGCGGGCCAATAACGAGGCCATGACGCGGATCTATCACCTGGCCGCCGAGAATGACCTGCCGGTGTTGGTGCATTCCAACATCACCTCCAAGCGCGAGCGCAATCCCCTGTATCTGGCAGAAATCGAAGAGCCACTGCGCAATCATCCGCATACCCGATTTATCTGGGCCCATGCCGGTACCAGCATGGAGATCCACCGGCACCAGACGCAGCTGGACTTCCTGTTGCCGACCCTGAGCCGGATGCTGGAGGCTTATCCCAATCTCTACGTCGACCTGTCCTGGAGCGTGCTCACGCCCTACTTGCTGGATGAGGCGGGAAAGCCGCGGCCTGAGTGGCTGAAGCTGGTAGAGCGCTTCCCGGAGCGTTTTATGCTGGGGTCTGATGTTGTAGGGCGGTTCAACAAGTTGGGTAAGGAAATGCGCAGCTTCAATCCCTTCCTCGATGCCTTGCCAGAAGATGTTGCGCGAAAAGTTGCGCGGGACAATTTTCTCGCGATCTTGCCCAAGGCGCGCTGATCGGGTTTGTCATCGTCCCGTCATACCGGTGTCATAAGCTCCCGCCATCTCACTCAAGGAGCCCACTATGCACCTCACCCGTTTAAGCGCCCTGACGGCATTGATGATGATCAGCAGCTTTGCCAGCGCCGAAGTCCGTATTGAAGGCCCAGTGGAATTTGGCGTGTTTGAAGGCCCCAAAGCCGAACTGCAGTCGGGCGAACGCGTGTTGCGGCGCAGCAACGAGCAGATCCAGGCCACCACCGAGGTGCCGGCCAAGCTGGGCACCAAGTTCGGCCTGCGTTATCAATTGCTGGGCAAGGTCGCCGAAGATACGCCGCTGACCTTGCTCTACTTCACGCCTGGCATCCGCACGGCCGATGGCCAGCGCCATGATAAATTCGAAGTGACCCAGAAACTGGTGCCCGGCGCGCCACAGGACATGATGGCCTATGAGTTCACCGAAAGCCACGAAGTGGTGCCGGGTGAGTGGCGATTCATGGTGTTTCAGGGCGATCGCCTGCTGACTCAGAAGAGCTTTACCGTGCGCTGAACCGCCACAGCTATGGACTAGGTAGATAAAGGCGTTTTGATATCGCGTTTTCGTCTTACGCAAAAAGTCGAAGACGCCGATACCTTTCAAGAGCAACTCGCTGCAGGTGGATGCAGCGCTTTTGAAAGGAATCAGCGCAATGAGTATCAGAAGTCTCAATATCGCTCCGCGTGCAGGCCTGGGTTTTGGATTGTTGGCGTTGATGGTGTTTGTGCTGGGCGGGTTCGCCTTGCTGCAAATGGGCAATATGCGCGAGCAGTCGGACCAAGTGGAAACCAACTGGCTGCCCAGCGTGATGGCAGCCGGCGAAATGAATCAGGACCTGCTGCGCATACGCGCCTTGACCTTGCGCCTGCTGATCAACCGCGATCCTTCGGCGGTGACACAGAATGAGCAAAAAATCATTGATATCAAAAAGCAGCTGCACACCGCGCAGTTGTTGTATGAGGCGTTGATTGTCCTGCCCGAAGATCAGGTGCTGTTTGACCGCTTCAAGGTCGAGCAGCAACAGTATCTGCAACGCCAGGAACAGGTCATGGCGCTTTCCCGGCAGAATCAGTTGGAAGGCGCGATCAAGGTGGTCAACGGCGAGATGAATCATCTGGCCGATACCTTGGCCGGCACCCTTGGCGAACTCGTCACTCTCAACAAAGTCAGCGCCAACCAGGCGGCCGCACTGGCCCAGCAAGTGTTCAGTGAGTCGCGAGTCTGGGTGATTGGCATGATCGCCGTGACCGCGCTGATTACCATCGCCCTGGCCGTTTTGTTGACCCGTAGCATTGTGTTGCCACTGGCGCAGTCTGTGAGGGTCGCCGAGGGGGTCGCCAGCGGCGACTTGACTGGCGAGATCACCGTCAGCGGCAAGGACGAGCCAGCGCGCCTGCAACAGGCGCTCAAGAGCATGCAGCAAAGCCTGCGTGAGACGATCCGGCGCATTTCCGACTCTTCCAACCAACTGGCCTCGGCTTCCGAGGAGCTCAGTTGTGTCACCGAAGATGCCACCCGCGGCCTGCACCAGCAAAGCCAGGAAATCGAACAGGCCGCCACGGCGGTCAACCAGATGACCGCTGCGGTGGAGGAGGTGGCCAGTAACGCGGTGGCCACCTCACAGGCCTCGCGTGAATCCGATCGCATTGCCCAGCACGGGCGTGAGCAGGTGCACAAGACGGTGCTGTCGATTGAATCCCTGGCCGACGATGTAACCGCCAATGCCACCCAGGTCGAGGACTTGGCGCAGAAGGTGTATGGCATCAGCAAGGTATTGGATGTGATCCGCGCGATTGCCGAGCAGACCAATCTGCTGGCGCTGAATGCGGCGATCGAGGCGGCGCGGGCCGGCGAGGCCGGGCGTGGTTTTGCGGTAGTCGCCGATGAAGTGCGGGCCCTGGCCCATCGCACCCAGCAATCGACCCAGGAAATCGAGCAGATGATCGGCGGGATTCAGCAGGGCACCGATCTGGCAGTCAGTTCCATGCAGCAGAGTAATGGCCGCGCGCGTGCGACCCTGGACATTGCCAAGTCAGCGGGCACTGCGTTGGAGGAGATTGCCTCGGCGTTCACTCTGATCAACGAGCGCAACCTGGTGATCGCCAGCGCGTCGGAGCAGCAGGCGGCGGTGGCGCGGGAAGTGGACCGCAACCTGATGAATATCCGCGACCTGGCGATGCAGACATCGGCGGGGGCGAATCAAACCAGTGCGGCGAGCCAGGAGTTGTCGCGATTGGCGGTGGACCTGAACAGCATGGTGGCGCGGTTTTCGGTGTAGGGCTGAAGATCGCCATCGCAGGCAAGCCAACTCCCACACTTGACCGAGTTGGAATGCGATCAGTGTGGGAGCTGGCTTGCCTGCGATGAAGGCGACACGGTCTAGCGTTAACCCCGCCCAATAAAAAACGCCCCGAACCAGTCGGGGCGTTTTCATATGCACAACCTGCGGGGTATTACTTACCCTGCCAGCGTTTCAGCACCAAGGTGGCATTGGTGCCACCAAAGCCGAAGCTGTTGCTCATGACCGTGTTGATGGTGGCATCTTCACGGGTCTTGGTCAGGATCGGCATATCAGCAACGGCTGGGTCCAGCTCTTCGATGTTGGCCGAGCCCGCCATGAAGTTGCCTTCCATCATCAGCAGGCAGTAGATCGCTTCGTGAACGCCAGCGGCGCCCAGGGAGTGACCCGACAGGCTCTTGGTGGAGCTGATGGCCGGAGCCTTGTCGCCGAATACCGCACGCACGCCTTCCATTTCCTTGGAGTCGCCCACCGGAGTGGAGGTGCCATGGGTGTTCAGGTAGTCGATTGGCGTATCAACGGTGGCCATGGCCATCTGCATGCAGCGGATGGCGCCTTCGCCGCTTGGCGCAACCATGTCGTAGCCGTCGGAAGTTGCGCCGTAGCCGACGATTTCCGCATAGATCTTCGCGCCACGGGCCAGGGCGTGTTCCAGCTCCTCGACCACCACCATGCCGCCACCGCCGGCGATCACGAAACCGTCACGCTTGGCGTCGTAGGCACGGGAGGCTTTTTCCGGGGTTTCGTTGTACTGGGTGGACAGTGCGCCCATGGCGTCGAACAGGAACGACTGGCTCCAATGTTCTTCTTCACCGCCACCGGCGAATACGATGTCTTGCTTGCCCAACTGGATCTGCTCCACAGCGGTACCAATGCAGTGGGCACTGGTGGCGCAGGCGGAGGAGATCGAGTAGTTCACGCCCTTGATCTGGAATGGTGTGGCCAGGCACGCGGAAACGGTGCTGCCCATGGTCCGCGTGACGCGGTACGGACCAACGCGCTTGACGCCTTTCTCGCGCAGGATGTCCAGCGCTTCCATCTGGTTCAAGGTCGACGCGCCGCCGGAGCCAGCGATCAGGCCGGTGCGCACGTTGGATACCTGGTCGTCGCTCAGGCCGGAGTCGGCGATTGCGTCTTTCATGGCCAGGTAGGCATAAGCTGCGGCGTGGCCAACGAAGCGATAGATCTTGCGATCGATCAGTTCTTCGAGGGGGAGGTCGATGGAGCCGGAAACCTGGCTACGCAGACCCATTTCGGCATATTCCGGGTTGAAGCGGATGCCAGGGCGACTTGCACGCAGGTTAGCGGAGACGGTCTCTTTGTCATTGCCCAGGCACGAAACGATGCCCAGACCAGTGATAACGACGCGGCGCATGCGGATAACCCTTAAAAGTTGTCAGTGGAAGTAAACACGCCGACGCGAAGGCCTTCGGCGGTGTAGATCTCGCGACCGTCGACGCTCACCGAACCATCGGCGATGGCCAGGTTCAGCTTGCCCTTGAGGACGCGCTTGATTTGAATGTTGTAGGTGACTTTCTTGGCGGTCGGCAGGACCTGGCCAAAGAACTTCACTTCGCCCGAACCCAGGGCGCGACCGCGGCCCGGCAGGCCTTGCCAGCCGAGGAAGAAGCCGACCAGCTGCCACATGGCATCAAGGCCCAGGCAGCCTGGCATGACCGGATCGCCTTCGAAATGGCAGGCGAAGAACCACAGGTCCGGGGTGATATCCAGCTCGGCGACCAATTCACCTTTGCCGTACTTGCCACCCTCTTCGCTGATATGGGTGATGCGATCCACCATCAGCATGTTCGGGGCGGGCAGTTGCGCGTTACCTGGGCCGAACAGCTCACCGCGACTGCAGCGCAGCAGGTCTTCCCGGGTAAAGGCGTTTTGTTTGGTCATGCGAGCTCCTCAATAATCCCATGCGGCAGGGCCGGGTAAATCTTCCCGACCGACTGAAGCGTGCTTGCCTCACGTCGGCAGCCTACAGGTAGACTATTGCGTTGTAGTGAAAGTCACAGCATCAAGGACATGAATGTACACTTGTGCACTGAAATTTTAAACCGGACTCATTTATAGGCCCGCTCGGGTGCCTAAGACTGCCGCACTTTCGTCTTTCACGCCAGTCGCAGTTGGCTGATGGTGCCCATCTAATGCACCCAGCGTTGCAGGATTTGCTGCAAATCCGTGCGTTTGAACGGCTTGGCCAGGTAATCGTTCATTCCTGCGGCCAGGCATGCTTCGCGATCACCCTGTAGCGCGTTGGCTGTCAGGGCAATGATCGGCAGGTCGGCGCAGCCGGGCAACTGGCGGATCTGGTGCGTCGCTTCATAGCCGTCGATCACCGGCAGCCGGCAATCCATCAGGATCGCCGTGAAAATCAGGCTTTCAGCGCTGCGAATCGCTTCGGCACCATCGGTGGCGATGCTCACCTCGAACCCCAGGCTGCGCAGCATGGCTTCGACCACGGTGCGGTTGACCGGATTGTCCTCCACCAGCAACACATGGCGACCTTCACCGGCGCTGGCTTTGTGCTGGGTGTCCGGGGCGATCTGCGGCAGGCTCTGCTGGTAGATCGCCAGGGGGATTTCCAGGGTGAATACCGAGCCGACGCCTTCCTCGCTAAGGGCACGCAAGGTGCCGCCCATCCGCTCGGCCAGGGTGCGAGCAATCGGCAGGCCCAGACCGGTACCGCCGTAACGCCTGGAAATAGAGCTGTCAGCTTGTTGAAAGGCGTCGAACATCAGTTCCAGGCGTTCGGCCGAGATACCAATCCCGGTGTCGCGCACCGTGCAGGTAAACCACAGCAGTTCAGGGTCCAGGGTTTGCCAGTTGGGCTCGACCGTGACCGTGCCCCGCTCGGTGAATTTCAGCGCATTGCCGATCAGATTCACCAGGATTTGGCGGATTCGTGTCGGGTCGCCCTGTACGCGCAAAGCGTCCATGCCCGGCGGGATCGACAATTCCAGGACCAGCCCGCGTTGTATGGCGCTGTGCTGGAAGGACTGGGCGCAACTGTTGATCAGGTCCACCAGGTTGAACGGAATATGCTCAAGCTCCAGGGCCGAGCGTTCGATACGCGAGAAGTCGAGAATGTCGTTGATGACTTTGAGCAAGTGTTCGGTGGACTCCGAGGCCAGTGCGGCGTACTCGGTCTGCTCGTCTGTCATGGACGTGGTTTCGAGCAGTTGCAGCATACCCAGTACGCCATTCATCGGTGTGCGCAGCTCGTGGCTCATCATCGCCAGGAAGTCGGATTTGGCGCTGTTGGCGCGCTCGGCTTCTTCCCGCGTCTGGATCAATTGGGCCATGGCCTGCTGCTGTTCGCGGCTGGCGTGATGCAGGCCTTCGGCGAGGTTGTTGATATGCCGTGACAGGTCGCCCAGCTCGGAGTCGTCGACAATCGGCAGTGGGGTCTTGTAGTCCCCCTGCTGGATCGCCTTGACCGCATGGCCCATGGCGCTGATCGGTTGCGACAGGCTGGCGGCCAGGCGCCGCGCCAGCAGGAAGGTAAAGAGCAGGGCAAACAGTGCGAGGATCGCGGCCTTGAAGAGGATTTCCTGTTGGCGCTGGCTGAAGGCGTCATTGGACATGCCGACGATCACCCGGCCCAGATAGTCGGCCCGTGGCGCCTTGGGCTGCGCGGTGTTGTCCTGGAAAAAATCGTTGCCCAGCTGGATATGCTGCAGGCGAATCGGTGCCTGGAAGATTTTCACCGACAGCGAGCGGTCGTGCTTTTCCGAGGGCTGCTCCACGTACACCAGGATGTTTTCCGCGCTGTCCTGGATCTCCAGAAAGCGCACATGGGGCGTGGCCAGGGTGGCCCGCAGCAGGCTGTCGAGCACGTCGTTGTTGCCCGAGATCACGCCGTACTCGGTGGCCGGGGCCAGTTGGTTGGCGATCAGTTGGCCGGTGTGGTCCAGTTCCTGGCGCAGATCCTGGATCCGCACGAAGGTAAAGAAGCTGATTAAAAGCAGGGTCAGCAACAGGGCCGGGCCCAGGGTGATGATCTGAGTACGGGTGTTGATATCCCAGCGGCGACGCAAGGTCATGGGTGTTTCTCCCCTTCGGCCAATCGGGTCGCGACGGCGGTTTCGTCCACCTGTTCGATGCCCAGCGAGCGCGCCACTTGCGGGTTGCCCACGACTTTGAAGTGTTCCGGGTACAGCGAGCGCGGCCAACCAGCCGGCGGACGATCGAGCAGGCGGTCGAGTACATTCAGCCAGTCAGCTTGGTCGCTGTAGGTACTGGCCAGGCTGCCGGCCCGCACGAAGCCGGCGTTGGGCCCGATCAGCGGCAATTGCCTGGCGTAGCTGCTCAACAGCAGGTTTTTCACGGTCTTGGGGTTGTAGAGCTGGGGATCATCCAGCCCTAGCAACACATCGCTGCTTTTGAACAGGCTGAGCAGCGGGCGACTGTCGTTAATGTTGTCCCAGTGTTGGGCGACGATTTCCAGACCCAGGGCCTCGGCGTGCTGGCGCAGCTCCGGCAGCAGGAATTCGCTGTCGTTGCCGTACAGCACGCCAATGCGTCGGGCCTGGGGCAGGATATTGGCGATCAGGCGCAACTGCCGGTCCACCGGTGGGTCGCTCCACAGCAGGCTGATCTTGCCGGGCACATGATTGCCCAGGCGCGCGTGGGCTTGCAGGCGGCTGATGCGCAGCACCAGCGTCGCCGGGCCCTGGGTGTCCTGCAGGCGCCAGTCGAGGCTGGGCAGGTCCAGCAGGATCAGGCGGGTGCTGTTCGGCAGTTGGCCGGGGGGCGGGCATGTCTGGCAGGGCCTTGAAAGTGACGCTATCGGCGGGGCGTTGCTCGCGCAGGGCCTGGGTGAATGCCTGCACACCGGGGCCATCTTCGGCGGCGGTCAGCAGGATATCGGCGCTCCACGCGGGCATGGCCCATGCCAGGCTGGCAAGCAGCAGGCAGCTGCGCCAGAACCGGGCGCCAAAGAGGGCGTTCATCCTTGACTGGGCAGGGCTCATGTCAGAACTCTAACTCGGCACTGAAGTAGAGCACATGGCGCTGGTCGTAGTTATTGTCGACATGGGTGGTGGGCTGCTGGTCGAGGCGTTGTTGCAGCATGCCGGCCAGCTCCAGATTGGCCTTGCCCAGGGCGATGCGTTTGGCGACCCGCATGTCGACCCGTTCAAAGCGATATTGATTGAGTGCATCGTTGCCATAATAGAACAGCGCGCTGGACCAGCCCTGTCCCCATTCACGCATCCAGCCGGCCGAACCGCTGTTGCGCGCGGTCTGTTGCCGGTCCAGCGGGTTGCTGGCGTCGGCATCCACATAAGCATAGGTCAGGCGCAGGCGGTCGGCGGTACTCAGGTGCCAGTCCAGTTGGGTCTCGGTACCGGTAAAACGCGAGCTGTTAGTGTTGCTGGCGATGTACTGGTTATTGCGCAAGGGCTCGCTGATCATGCCGGTGATTTCGTCATAGAACAGTTTGACGTCGATGTTCAGCCCGATATCGGCAAAAAAGCCGTTGTAGCCCAGCTCCCGGGAGCGCATCAGTTCCTTGTCGAGATTGCCCGGGCCACGGGTCTTGACGAAATACTGGCCGGAGTTTTGCCCATAGGTGGGGGAGCTGAGGTTGGTGACCTTATAGCTCCAATTGACGTTGTTCTCGAACATGTCCGGCGAGCGAATGGCTTCGGAGTACACCGCCCGCAGGCCGTGGCGCGGGTTGATCAGGTAGTTGACCGCGACCCTGGGCGTCAGCGAGTTGCCGCTCAGGTCGGTGTTTTCGTACATCGCCCCACCCTGCAACAGCCAGTGCTCGCTGGCGCGCCATTCCAGGTGGCCGAACAGGCGCCAGGTGGTGTCGTCCAGCCGGCCATTGAAGTAGGTGTCGGAGTCGGCGCGGTCGTAGCGGTAGTTCATGCCGCTGACCAGGCGCAGGCTGTCGGACAGGCTCAGGGTGTCCTGTATTTCCAGGTCGTAGCGGCTTTCCTTGGTGCTTTGGTCGATGTTGCCGCAGACGCTTTCCTTGCCGCCGCTATTCCATTGTTTCAGGACTTCTTCGGCCAGCGCCTGCTCTGCCGGGGAGCCTTGCGGGGGACTACCGTTTTCATAGTCCTTCATATGCCGCGCCAACTTTTCAGCGTAGTTGGGGTTCATTTGCCACAGTTGCGTCAACTCGGGGCTGAACGAGACTTTGGCATCACAGGCTTTCCAGACCTGGCGCCGATCCCATTGCTGCGCCGAACCCTGGATATACAGGCTGTGGTCGGGATTGAAATCGAAGTTCCAGCGCAGGGAGGCCGCGTAGTCCTTGGCGCTGACGTCGGAATCATTGCCACCATCGGTAATCCCGGCAAACACCGGCTTGTAGGTATAGGGCCGTTGGTTGGTCCCTTCCTTGGCGTTGATTTGCCAGTCAATGCTTTGCTGCTGGTCGAGGGTCTGGCTGACCTTCAGGCTGAAGCGGCTCAGGCGCCGACTGTCGCGGTAATCGGCGCCCACCCGGTCGCTGTCGAAGCCGTCATCCTGTTGCCCGGACAGCGATAGCCGCAGGTTGCCGGTGTCCCAGCCCAGGCCCTGACTGGCATACCAGTCGTTGATCCCGCGCTCGCCCCGGGTCATTTTCATCCGCGTGCCCAGACTGTTGGCTGGTGAGCGGGTGAGGATATTGACCACCGCCATCAGTGCATTGGCCCCGTAGCTGACGGTATTGGGCCCACGGAATACCTCGATTCGCTCGATATCCTCCATGGCGACCGGAATATCGCTCCAGTCCACGGTGGCGAGGCCGGCGCGGTACACCGAGCGGCCATCGATCAGCACCTGCATGCGCCGTGCTTCGCTGGCATTGGTGCCGTGATAATTGACGGCTGCCTGGTTGCCTGAGGTGTAGCCCACCATCATCCCCGGCACCAGGCGCAACAACTCGGCGATATCCCGCGCGCCGCTGGCCTTGATCAGTTCGCTGTCGATCACCGTCATGCTGCCGGGCACGGCGGCGGCCGACTGCTTGAGTCGGGTCGCCGTGAGGACTTGGGGCAGCGGCTGGTTGTCGAGGAACAGATCGTCGGCCAGCAACGGCGTACTGACCAACAGCGCCAGCAACAGAGATGAACGAGAAGGAGGGCCCAAATACACGGAACGGCCTTGATAATTGCGGATAGCCGCCCATGTTAACTGAGGTGGGGGCTTTTGCCAGTCGGCGCTATGGCAATTACTGTGGTCTATTCGGCCATTTTCCGACAAGCGCGGGAAATTAAGTAAGGGCTGGCCGCCGTCAGGCCGGCCCGTATAATGCCGCCATCGCCACTGCTATGGATTAACGGATTGCATATGACTGAACAGCGCCCAATAGCGGTCCTGGGAGGCGGAAGTTTTGGTACCGCCGTGGCTAATCTGCTGGCCGAAAACGGCCATCAGGTGCGTCAGTGGATGCGCGATCCGGAACAGGCCGAGGCCATTCGGGTCAACCGGGAAAACCCCCGTTACCTCAAGGGCATCAAGATTCATGCGGCGGTCACGCCGGTCACGGACCTGCAGGCCACGCTGGATGACTGCGACTTGTGCTTTGTCGCGCTGCCTTCCAGCGCCCTTCGCTCGGTGTTGGCGCCCCATGCCGAACGGCTGTCGGGCAAGATGCTGGTCAGCCTGACGAAGGGCATCGAGGCTCAGACCTTCAAGCTGATGAGCGAAATCCTCGAAGAAATCGCGCCCCAGGCCCGCATCGGCGTGCTCTCCGGGCCGAACCTGGCGCGGGAAGTGGCCGAACACGCCCTGACCGCCACCGTGGTCGCCAGTGAAGACGAGGCGCTGTGCGAACAGGTACAAGCGGTGCTGCATGGCCGCACCTTCCGCGTCTACGCCAGTGCCGACCGCTTTGGCGTGGAACTGGGCGGCGCGTTGAAAAACGTCTACGCCATTATCGCCGGCATGGCGGTGGCCCTGGGCATGGGAGAAAACACC
The Pseudomonas hygromyciniae genome window above contains:
- a CDS encoding OsmC family protein; the protein is MPVIVNTLNTENFRHSVNINNHELFTDLPKSLGGDDSAPSPHDYFDAALASCKALTVKLYAQKKDIPLTGVTVEVTHDSSEEQKGKYKLNVKLTLKGVLTDEQRAELHRVADKCPVHKLMTTAEISIDTKLAEGAFSQ
- the fabA gene encoding 3-hydroxyacyl-[acyl-carrier-protein] dehydratase FabA, translated to MTKQNAFTREDLLRCSRGELFGPGNAQLPAPNMLMVDRITHISEEGGKYGKGELVAELDITPDLWFFACHFEGDPVMPGCLGLDAMWQLVGFFLGWQGLPGRGRALGSGEVKFFGQVLPTAKKVTYNIQIKRVLKGKLNLAIADGSVSVDGREIYTAEGLRVGVFTSTDNF
- the fabB gene encoding beta-ketoacyl-ACP synthase I — encoded protein: MRRVVITGLGIVSCLGNDKETVSANLRASRPGIRFNPEYAEMGLRSQVSGSIDLPLEELIDRKIYRFVGHAAAYAYLAMKDAIADSGLSDDQVSNVRTGLIAGSGGASTLNQMEALDILREKGVKRVGPYRVTRTMGSTVSACLATPFQIKGVNYSISSACATSAHCIGTAVEQIQLGKQDIVFAGGGEEEHWSQSFLFDAMGALSTQYNETPEKASRAYDAKRDGFVIAGGGGMVVVEELEHALARGAKIYAEIVGYGATSDGYDMVAPSGEGAIRCMQMAMATVDTPIDYLNTHGTSTPVGDSKEMEGVRAVFGDKAPAISSTKSLSGHSLGAAGVHEAIYCLLMMEGNFMAGSANIEELDPAVADMPILTKTREDATINTVMSNSFGFGGTNATLVLKRWQGK
- a CDS encoding amidohydrolase family protein — its product is MPWTRLTLALLLSASSVAVHARDYAYSDAHLHYVDFFQETAGMDKLLKAMADNRIEHVMISGVPVAKKWHEDEPKRPRYYAGDDADAYWYSATDVIVAAAVNKLTPEQRQHFHPFLSGFNPNDKNSEAHIQRMLDLNPGLWQGIGEVFTRHDDLTALTSGDTPRANNEAMTRIYHLAAENDLPVLVHSNITSKRERNPLYLAEIEEPLRNHPHTRFIWAHAGTSMEIHRHQTQLDFLLPTLSRMLEAYPNLYVDLSWSVLTPYLLDEAGKPRPEWLKLVERFPERFMLGSDVVGRFNKLGKEMRSFNPFLDALPEDVARKVARDNFLAILPKAR
- a CDS encoding pirin family protein; protein product: MTTVTVIRPRPEDVEGQPILRPLPSRECRSVGPFVFFDHMLQTRYAPGSGMNIRQHPHIGLSTLTYLFEGELLHRDSLGSDQVVQAGDVSWMTAGSAIAHVERTPDELKAKGFNLHGLQVWLASPKAHEQGPGHYSHHPAISLPVSDNLGVTIRMIAGSGFCLESPVPVLSPTLYAEVHMQTATTLLIPDEHEERAVYVLDGEAQLDGEPVQAHSLVVLPAGQSMALFAETECHLVVFGGAPLDGPRRINWNFVASDPALIEQARQRWAAGDWPTVPGESGRIELPVR
- a CDS encoding ATP-binding protein, which translates into the protein MTLRRRWDINTRTQIITLGPALLLTLLLISFFTFVRIQDLRQELDHTGQLIANQLAPATEYGVISGNNDVLDSLLRATLATPHVRFLEIQDSAENILVYVEQPSEKHDRSLSVKIFQAPIRLQHIQLGNDFFQDNTAQPKAPRADYLGRVIVGMSNDAFSQRQQEILFKAAILALFALLFTFLLARRLAASLSQPISAMGHAVKAIQQGDYKTPLPIVDDSELGDLSRHINNLAEGLHHASREQQQAMAQLIQTREEAERANSAKSDFLAMMSHELRTPMNGVLGMLQLLETTSMTDEQTEYAALASESTEHLLKVINDILDFSRIERSALELEHIPFNLVDLINSCAQSFQHSAIQRGLVLELSIPPGMDALRVQGDPTRIRQILVNLIGNALKFTERGTVTVEPNWQTLDPELLWFTCTVRDTGIGISAERLELMFDAFQQADSSISRRYGGTGLGLPIARTLAERMGGTLRALSEEGVGSVFTLEIPLAIYQQSLPQIAPDTQHKASAGEGRHVLLVEDNPVNRTVVEAMLRSLGFEVSIATDGAEAIRSAESLIFTAILMDCRLPVIDGYEATHQIRQLPGCADLPIIALTANALQGDREACLAAGMNDYLAKPFKRTDLQQILQRWVH
- a CDS encoding DUF3859 domain-containing protein, whose protein sequence is MHLTRLSALTALMMISSFASAEVRIEGPVEFGVFEGPKAELQSGERVLRRSNEQIQATTEVPAKLGTKFGLRYQLLGKVAEDTPLTLLYFTPGIRTADGQRHDKFEVTQKLVPGAPQDMMAYEFTESHEVVPGEWRFMVFQGDRLLTQKSFTVR
- a CDS encoding methyl-accepting chemotaxis protein, which translates into the protein MSIRSLNIAPRAGLGFGLLALMVFVLGGFALLQMGNMREQSDQVETNWLPSVMAAGEMNQDLLRIRALTLRLLINRDPSAVTQNEQKIIDIKKQLHTAQLLYEALIVLPEDQVLFDRFKVEQQQYLQRQEQVMALSRQNQLEGAIKVVNGEMNHLADTLAGTLGELVTLNKVSANQAAALAQQVFSESRVWVIGMIAVTALITIALAVLLTRSIVLPLAQSVRVAEGVASGDLTGEITVSGKDEPARLQQALKSMQQSLRETIRRISDSSNQLASASEELSCVTEDATRGLHQQSQEIEQAATAVNQMTAAVEEVASNAVATSQASRESDRIAQHGREQVHKTVLSIESLADDVTANATQVEDLAQKVYGISKVLDVIRAIAEQTNLLALNAAIEAARAGEAGRGFAVVADEVRALAHRTQQSTQEIEQMIGGIQQGTDLAVSSMQQSNGRARATLDIAKSAGTALEEIASAFTLINERNLVIASASEQQAAVAREVDRNLMNIRDLAMQTSAGANQTSAASQELSRLAVDLNSMVARFSV